CGTGCAGCAACTTCGAGGCCTTCCAGGCGCGGCGCATGCAGGCGCGCTTCCGCGGCGACCACGGCGGCAAACCCGGCAAGCCGGAACTGGTGCACACCCTGAACGGCTCCGGCCTTGCCGTCGGCCGCACGCTCGTCGCCGTATTGGAGAATTACCAGCGCGCCGACGGCAGCGTCGACGTGCCCGTCGCCCTGCGGCCCTACATGGGCGACATCGAGCTCATCGAGAAGGCCTGAGGGCTGACCGCAGCCTTCTCGTAGCGCCGCAGGATGTCGTAGTAGGTGCGGATGTTCTCCGTCATGATGACTGCTTCGCCGCCGCGCGCGGCGCCGCTCTTCAGGCGCGAATAGTATTCGGGCCGCGCCAGCAGCGGCAGCACCTGTTTCATCTCGTACCAGGAATTCGGGTCGCGCTTCACCAGCGTTGCGATGAAACGCGCGCCGTTCATGTGTCCCATCCCCAGGTTGTAGGCGGCCAGCGCCAGCCAGGTGCGGTCGGGTTCCGGCGCCTCCGGCGGAATCTGCTCGCGCAGCTCGACGAGATAGCGGGCGCCGGCGCGGATGCTCTGGCGGGCATCGAGCCGGTCCGTCACGCGCAGACGGTCGGCGGTGTCCTCGGTCAGCATCATCATGCCGCGCACGTTGGTCCAAGAGGTGGCCTGCGGATCCCAGTGCGACTCCTGGTAGGCGAGTGCGGCAAGCAGGCGCCAGTCGATGCCGTGCAGGACCTGCGCCTCGATGAAATCCCGCCGGTAGTGCGGCAGGACGGACTGCATTTTTTCCAGGAAGCGCGCGACATCGTTCTGGTTGAGGCGGCGCACGTGGCCGAAGTAGCGGTCGATGAGCCGATCCAGGGTGCCGTCCTGGCGGATGCGCTCGATGAAGGTTTCGGCGCGCCGGAACAGATC
The window above is part of the Denitratisoma sp. genome. Proteins encoded here:
- the mltF gene encoding membrane-bound lytic murein transglycosylase MltF — its product is MRLLLAAILLPMIVACGDPPPPHAELGKLVVVTREGPATYQVDGNGQASGFEHDLVTLFAQQLGVEARFVVAPDFAEIAAALSSGRAHLAAAALAPVPSDTLRFSRPIRELQQLLVQHEDALPVAETADLADRTIAVLAGSPQVEALARLQPRPESLRMVELEGVGEMELLERVNARTAALAAIDSAHFDIGANFFPGLHAALELPGSRPLVWAFPKDGEEDLFRRAETFIERIRQDGTLDRLIDRYFGHVRRLNQNDVARFLEKMQSVLPHYRRDFIEAQVLHGIDWRLLAALAYQESHWDPQATSWTNVRGMMMLTEDTADRLRVTDRLDARQSIRAGARYLVELREQIPPEAPEPDRTWLALAAYNLGMGHMNGARFIATLVKRDPNSWYEMKQVLPLLARPEYYSRLKSGAARGGEAVIMTENIRTYYDILRRYEKAAVSPQAFSMSSMSPM